A stretch of the Malus sylvestris chromosome 10, drMalSylv7.2, whole genome shotgun sequence genome encodes the following:
- the LOC126584872 gene encoding uncharacterized protein LOC126584872: MLLQCLEELLKKCRFGSIDQGADNEAAQGHLGNVKLRIETFTTLRVLVGKAVGRCLCLVSNVVQICGGGFFSQRFRTDGSHFWKLLPTAPFHRNPKLKEERIPLQLPYRSRVHG; the protein is encoded by the exons ATGTTGCTTCAGTGCCTGGAAGAACTGCTCAAGAAGTGTCGTTTTGGATCTATAGATCAG GGTGCAGATAATGAGGCTGCACAAGGACATCTAGGTAATGTAAAGCTTCGCATTGAAACCTTTACGACGCTACGTGTGCTTGTTGGTAAG GCTGTTGGAAGATGTTTATGCTTGGTGAGCAATGTAGTGCAAATTTGTGGGGGAGGTTTCTTTTCACAACGCTTCCGCACTGACGGCTCCCACTTCTGGAAACTTCTACCCACTGCCCCATTCCACAGAAACCCCAAATTGAAAGAGGAAAGAATCCCTCTGCAACTTCCTTACAGAAGCAGAGTCCATGGCTGA